In Canis aureus isolate CA01 chromosome 6, VMU_Caureus_v.1.0, whole genome shotgun sequence, one genomic interval encodes:
- the S100A16 gene encoding protein S100-A16 produces the protein MADSYTELEKAVVVLVENFYKYVSKHSLVKNKISKSSFRKMLQKELNHMLTDTGNRKAADKLIQNLDANHDGRISFDEYWTLIGGITSPIANLIRQQEQQSSS, from the exons ATGGCAGACAGCTACACGGAGCTGGAGAAGGCGGTCGTGGTCCTGGTGGAAAACTTCTACAAATATGTGTCTAAGCACAGCCTGGTCAAAAACAAGATCAGCAAGAGCAGCTTCCGGAAGATGCTCCAGAAAGAGCTCAACCATATGCTGACG GATACGGGGAACCGGAAGGCGGCAGACAAGCTCATCCAGAACCTGGACGCCAACCACGATGGGCGTATCAGCTTCGACGAGTACTGGACCTTGATAGGTGGCATCACCAGCCCCATTGCCAACCTCATCCGCCAACAGGAGCAGCAGAGCAGCAGCTAG
- the S100A14 gene encoding protein S100-A14 — protein MGQCRSANAEDTQDFSEVERAIETLIRSFHQYSVEGGKETLTPSELQALVTQQLPHLMPSNYGLEEKIANLGSCTDSKLEFGSFWELIGEAARSVKLESPVRSS, from the exons ATGGGACAGTGTCGGTCGGCCAATGCTGAG GATACACAAGACTTCAGTGAGGTGGAGAGGGCCATCGAGACCCTCATCAGGAGCTTCCACCAGTACTCTGTGGAAGGCGGAAAGGAGACGCTGACTCCCTCAGAACTGCAGGCCCTGGTCACCCAGCAGCTGCCCCACCTTATGCCG AGCAACTATGGGCTGGAAGAGAAAATTGCCAACTTGGGCAGCTGTACTGACTCTAAACTGGAGTTTGGAAGTTTCTGGGAGCTGATTGGAGAAGCAGCCAGGAGCGTGAAGCTGGAGAGCCCTGTGCGGAGCAGCTGA